Proteins found in one Scardovia inopinata JCM 12537 genomic segment:
- a CDS encoding DNA/RNA helicase domain-containing protein — protein sequence MSDAKKDADWKEIKENVQKAENARLSGNTLQERPGQEADAEQTTDAAVTEYIIGHEHFNKSLTLDVENRLMHFMTGNTKVNKLNNRRTNAQGKYYTADEFDQIFSSIWLELHKRDPEFFPSEEIIRDSALFKASPFHQLGKKQKQAEDAILEAIAEKLSQDWRESSQPQLIFLQGVAGTGKTVLLSHLFYRINTEFTVSGSDDELLDDSDDYFDKYSVDSSPAQPQGKNGLSTFMIINHQEQVNVYNQIAKKLGIQNKNDELIGKASVFINRMSESKPGSSGRAMVDANRHAIPNRKKPVDIVLIDEAHLLFTEGNQGYSGKNQLRDIVSRAKVVIAVFDPNQILRSSQRWDEHLLSRLLPPSQLNNTDPQTEGMLISLRGEGIKNIINFDGVDTDVRYIHLLKQFRISASDKVIAWIDDFASGRSIGKIPSGDCSMHHREGRGDKNDSPYEIRIFDSPVDLFRAIKKKEAGERKKLDNEKEEKDYCGLSRVVATYDWKYSSSRANPQDPHGYWNVEMHKDKQGHWLMGLEVGDTRGYLADGDNLSPDPDRFCQPWNYQIKDKGESKKAAPNRTFHKDDAWAQQPATIDEIGSTYTIQGFDLNYVGVIIGPSIKFRKGKIIIDTAVSKNYQAITKNDPSGSKENILHELNVLLKRGVHGLYIFAFDEQLRMKLMESR from the coding sequence ATGTCTGACGCCAAAAAAGACGCAGACTGGAAAGAGATTAAAGAGAACGTGCAGAAGGCGGAGAATGCCAGGCTGTCAGGGAATACTTTGCAGGAACGCCCAGGGCAGGAGGCAGACGCTGAGCAGACTACAGACGCAGCTGTCACTGAATACATCATTGGGCATGAGCATTTTAATAAATCCTTGACCTTGGATGTGGAGAACCGGCTTATGCATTTTATGACCGGCAACACTAAAGTCAACAAACTAAACAACAGACGAACCAATGCGCAGGGTAAATATTACACTGCTGATGAATTTGACCAGATTTTTTCCAGCATCTGGCTTGAGCTGCATAAGCGAGATCCGGAATTTTTCCCATCAGAGGAAATTATCCGCGATTCTGCCCTTTTCAAGGCATCCCCTTTTCATCAATTAGGAAAGAAACAAAAGCAGGCTGAGGATGCAATTCTTGAAGCCATTGCTGAAAAGCTTTCTCAGGATTGGCGGGAGTCGTCCCAGCCTCAGCTGATATTCCTCCAAGGTGTTGCAGGAACTGGGAAAACTGTCCTTCTTAGTCATCTGTTTTATAGAATTAATACAGAGTTTACTGTCAGCGGCAGCGATGACGAGCTTCTAGATGATTCTGATGATTATTTCGACAAATACTCTGTTGATTCTTCCCCTGCCCAGCCTCAGGGGAAGAATGGTCTATCGACTTTTATGATTATTAATCATCAAGAGCAGGTAAATGTATATAATCAAATCGCAAAAAAGTTGGGTATACAGAATAAAAATGATGAACTTATTGGTAAGGCATCTGTCTTTATAAATCGGATGAGTGAGTCCAAACCTGGCTCTTCCGGCAGGGCGATGGTTGATGCTAATAGACATGCGATTCCCAATAGGAAAAAGCCGGTTGACATTGTCCTTATAGATGAGGCCCATTTGCTGTTCACTGAAGGAAACCAGGGCTATTCGGGTAAGAATCAGTTGCGTGATATTGTCAGCAGGGCAAAAGTGGTGATTGCTGTTTTTGATCCCAATCAAATTTTGCGCAGCTCACAGAGATGGGATGAGCATCTGCTCAGTCGGCTTCTGCCTCCATCGCAGCTCAATAATACCGATCCCCAGACTGAGGGAATGCTGATCTCTCTTCGGGGAGAGGGTATAAAAAATATCATTAACTTTGATGGTGTGGATACCGATGTCAGATATATACATTTGCTGAAACAGTTTAGAATCTCAGCAAGCGATAAGGTCATTGCCTGGATAGATGATTTTGCCAGCGGCAGGAGCATTGGCAAAATTCCTTCCGGTGATTGCAGCATGCATCATAGAGAGGGAAGGGGAGATAAAAATGACAGCCCGTATGAGATTAGAATTTTTGATTCTCCGGTAGACCTTTTTCGGGCTATCAAAAAGAAAGAGGCAGGAGAGCGCAAGAAACTGGACAATGAAAAGGAAGAGAAAGACTACTGCGGTCTGTCTCGGGTTGTAGCAACATATGATTGGAAGTACAGCAGTTCCAGGGCTAATCCTCAGGATCCTCATGGATACTGGAATGTTGAGATGCATAAAGATAAACAAGGGCACTGGCTTATGGGCTTGGAAGTCGGTGATACCCGGGGGTATCTGGCGGATGGCGACAACCTGAGTCCTGACCCTGACAGGTTTTGCCAACCGTGGAATTATCAGATTAAAGATAAGGGCGAGTCTAAGAAGGCTGCTCCTAACCGGACTTTCCATAAGGATGATGCCTGGGCTCAGCAGCCGGCCACAATTGATGAAATCGGCTCGACTTATACTATTCAGGGTTTTGACTTAAATTATGTGGGAGTCATCATAGGGCCGTCCATAAAATTCAGGAAGGGAAAGATAATTATTGATACTGCTGTCAGTAAAAATTATCAGGCAATAACTAAGAATGATCCGTCAGGGTCGAAGGAAAATATTCTGCATGAATTGAATGTCCTGCTCAAACGCGGGGTTCACGGGTTGTATATTTTTGCTTTTGATGAACAGTTACGGATGAAATTGATGGAGAGTCGGTGA
- a CDS encoding family 49 glycosyl hydrolase, with protein MATKMRKIVKSALVLLLAASIAGSLVMIPGGRFAVAGTQKNENISSFASPPSTDRLKNADSSYLKTWWHTNGVRNSSGAIDDNQVRESPFYSVSVTDPYKSEKQYRSFTYLSIPRNGKGKQGYSKTDGAEFASEATMTMSWTSFEYTQDTWVRVSLDTGQTIKSADEVTIRPTTLKFEKKLVDNHTVAIKVPASPEGYRFSVEFAPQVTTVYASSSSGLTTQSKGTMKVESEPHNAMMVFAQPMVSHDASLIPEKKSGSGRSTVSENTGTILYLKEGKVPNLDNTKAQILYFKPGTYWMGSRYRALLPSHVKWIYLAPGAFVKGAFRFLGGNQKNYKVTGYGVLSGEQYVYEADTEGNYDHLAEGKDNCHSSCVKMLQFESTKKQQKLTLQGVTIKEPPYHSFVVYGDEDSFSMNVSNYQQIGSWYWQTDGLELYRGSRMRHTFFHANDDVLKLYHSDVSVKDTVIWKNENGPVVQWGWTPRNIDRISVDQTNIIHNRMYFNSIGYNTCIFNSSSSWQDMNATNTADPGTTIKNLTFTNTRVEGMTNCAIRIYALSNMQNVVIKNFHVDDWNEQPYTLQQNQLKLYNNQAGQAVTLGDSARAIKGLILHNYTVGKETIRKAGDNWAIAEPGRINFDKNTWDMWDAVASKEPAGPAPQLTVTGLTDGTIASSRLIHVSGATTAARVVADVNGQKTTLPLSSGKFEGTITLPDIDNRVRITAYGAKGSTISAKSPSTSERYQITAFGNLVGSLTDPQGDDDGDGNYLYPTDGAFNKGSFDMTGVRVYSDGDTIRLVATMAGDVRNPWSANHMSTQRLNYYLSDPGNASGISAGVGASAVPLLPGTNTNSRGPWRYAIVVDGRNAASKYGPGVYDKNGTRLGPIDLTVVGGRQIVASFDASLLAGFDYAKAGYQVSMFSSSEDGEGVGNVRPVYSADCYHGIGCDAGTGQYKFGGGRGQTMSSSPFDTDLTDSNAIDVITGPADQHALMKPVAGGPILPFVHLTRPDKE; from the coding sequence GTGGCCACAAAAATGAGAAAAATAGTTAAAAGCGCTTTGGTTCTGCTCTTGGCGGCCAGTATTGCAGGCAGTCTGGTCATGATTCCCGGCGGTCGATTTGCTGTAGCAGGAACGCAAAAAAACGAAAATATTTCATCTTTTGCTTCCCCGCCATCCACTGACCGTCTGAAAAACGCCGATAGCTCCTATTTGAAGACCTGGTGGCACACTAATGGTGTCAGAAATTCTTCTGGTGCTATCGATGACAATCAGGTGAGGGAATCTCCCTTTTATTCTGTCAGTGTCACCGATCCCTACAAGAGCGAAAAACAGTACCGATCCTTTACCTATTTGAGTATTCCTCGAAACGGCAAGGGAAAACAGGGCTACAGTAAAACAGACGGAGCTGAGTTTGCCAGTGAAGCTACAATGACCATGTCCTGGACCAGCTTTGAGTATACTCAAGATACCTGGGTGAGGGTGAGCCTGGACACAGGTCAGACTATTAAATCAGCTGATGAGGTAACTATCCGCCCAACGACCCTGAAATTCGAAAAGAAGCTTGTAGATAATCATACAGTCGCCATCAAGGTTCCTGCTTCACCGGAGGGCTACCGATTCTCTGTTGAATTTGCTCCCCAGGTGACTACGGTATACGCCAGTTCCAGCTCAGGGCTGACGACCCAGTCAAAGGGAACCATGAAGGTAGAGTCTGAACCGCACAATGCCATGATGGTTTTCGCTCAGCCCATGGTTTCTCACGATGCGTCTTTAATTCCAGAAAAGAAGAGCGGATCTGGGAGATCGACGGTGTCTGAAAATACAGGCACAATTCTGTACCTGAAAGAAGGGAAAGTCCCCAATCTGGACAATACCAAGGCTCAGATTCTGTATTTCAAGCCGGGGACCTACTGGATGGGATCGCGGTATAGAGCCCTTCTCCCTTCCCATGTCAAGTGGATTTATCTGGCTCCAGGAGCGTTTGTTAAAGGGGCTTTTCGCTTTCTGGGTGGCAATCAGAAAAACTACAAGGTAACCGGTTATGGAGTTCTTTCCGGTGAGCAGTATGTTTATGAGGCTGATACGGAAGGAAATTATGACCATTTGGCTGAAGGAAAGGATAATTGTCATTCATCCTGTGTAAAGATGCTTCAATTCGAGTCAACAAAAAAGCAGCAAAAGCTGACTTTGCAGGGTGTGACCATCAAGGAGCCGCCCTATCACTCTTTTGTCGTCTACGGTGATGAGGATTCCTTCAGTATGAATGTCAGCAACTATCAGCAAATTGGCAGCTGGTACTGGCAGACTGATGGACTGGAACTCTATAGAGGCTCACGGATGCGTCATACTTTCTTCCATGCCAATGATGATGTTCTTAAGCTCTATCACAGTGATGTCAGTGTCAAAGATACAGTCATCTGGAAAAATGAGAACGGGCCGGTCGTCCAGTGGGGATGGACGCCCAGGAACATTGACAGGATCAGCGTTGACCAGACGAATATTATTCATAACAGAATGTATTTTAATTCAATTGGTTATAATACCTGCATTTTTAATTCCTCATCCAGCTGGCAGGATATGAATGCCACCAACACAGCGGATCCGGGAACGACTATCAAGAATCTGACCTTCACCAATACCAGGGTGGAGGGGATGACAAATTGCGCTATCCGGATTTACGCTTTGTCGAATATGCAGAATGTAGTGATTAAAAACTTCCATGTTGATGACTGGAACGAGCAGCCCTATACCCTCCAGCAAAACCAGCTGAAACTCTACAATAACCAGGCTGGACAGGCAGTAACCCTGGGAGATTCTGCTCGAGCTATTAAAGGTCTTATTCTGCACAATTATACAGTCGGGAAGGAGACTATCCGTAAGGCAGGAGATAACTGGGCCATTGCTGAACCCGGCAGGATTAATTTCGATAAAAATACCTGGGACATGTGGGATGCTGTAGCTTCCAAGGAACCGGCCGGGCCTGCTCCTCAACTGACTGTAACCGGCCTGACTGATGGAACAATAGCCAGTTCGCGCCTGATACATGTATCTGGTGCCACCACAGCAGCTCGGGTTGTCGCGGATGTTAACGGCCAGAAAACCACTCTGCCCCTGTCATCTGGGAAATTCGAGGGAACTATCACCCTGCCCGATATTGATAATCGGGTAAGGATTACTGCATACGGGGCTAAAGGCTCGACTATCAGCGCCAAGAGTCCCTCAACCTCAGAACGCTACCAAATCACTGCTTTTGGCAATCTGGTCGGTTCTCTGACAGACCCTCAGGGCGATGATGACGGCGATGGAAACTATCTGTACCCGACAGACGGGGCTTTCAACAAGGGGAGTTTCGATATGACCGGGGTTCGTGTGTATTCCGATGGGGACACGATTCGTCTGGTGGCTACCATGGCAGGTGACGTCAGGAACCCCTGGAGCGCCAACCATATGAGCACCCAGCGTCTGAATTATTATCTGAGCGATCCGGGTAATGCCAGCGGGATTTCTGCTGGTGTTGGAGCTTCCGCTGTCCCTCTTCTGCCGGGCACCAATACCAACTCTCGGGGACCATGGCGTTATGCGATTGTTGTTGACGGCCGCAACGCAGCCTCGAAGTACGGCCCCGGTGTGTACGACAAGAATGGAACTAGGCTGGGGCCGATCGATCTGACCGTTGTCGGCGGGCGGCAGATTGTTGCTTCTTTCGATGCTTCTCTTCTGGCTGGTTTCGACTACGCCAAAGCCGGTTATCAGGTATCGATGTTTTCTTCCTCCGAAGATGGAGAAGGAGTTGGCAATGTGAGGCCTGTATATTCTGCTGATTGCTATCACGGGATAGGTTGCGATGCTGGAACAGGCCAGTATAAGTTTGGCGGTGGCAGGGGACAGACCATGAGTTCATCTCCCTTCGATACCGATCTGACCGACAGCAATGCTATTGATGTCATCACCGGCCCAGCCGATCAACATGCACTGATGAAACCGGTTGCCGGCGGCCCTATTTTGCCCTTTGTCCATCTGACCAGGCCAGATAAGGAGTGA
- a CDS encoding ABC transporter ATP-binding protein, whose product MYHIKEELAPVLIAQNLTVDYFLEDQNHENSLSERKRARKKTAEAGVNPIATQVRALTDINLQILPGSSLSIMGPSGSGKTTLLHTLAGIQEPSQGRVLYKMQDLSTMPDSSRTILRRKDFGFVFQSGQLIDELSAEENVALPLMLSGLSYEKAIPQAHDWLARVGLQSMESHRPGEMSGGQRQRVAIARALIINPSVVFADEPTGALDQATGERVITLLTSWCAKSGASLIVVTHDPHVANFCQNCIHMQDGRIIS is encoded by the coding sequence ATGTACCACATAAAAGAAGAACTGGCGCCAGTTCTCATTGCGCAAAATCTGACTGTCGACTATTTCCTGGAGGATCAGAACCATGAAAATAGCCTATCAGAGAGAAAAAGGGCCAGAAAAAAGACCGCAGAGGCAGGGGTGAATCCCATTGCTACCCAAGTTAGAGCCCTGACCGATATCAATCTTCAAATCCTGCCCGGCAGCAGTCTATCTATCATGGGACCATCAGGGTCTGGGAAAACTACCCTGCTTCATACTCTTGCTGGGATCCAGGAACCAAGCCAGGGACGAGTCCTCTACAAGATGCAGGATCTGTCCACTATGCCCGATTCCAGCCGTACCATCCTACGACGGAAGGATTTTGGATTTGTTTTTCAATCCGGTCAGCTGATTGACGAACTGAGCGCCGAGGAAAATGTTGCCCTTCCCCTCATGCTTTCCGGCCTCTCCTATGAGAAGGCAATTCCGCAGGCCCATGACTGGCTGGCCAGAGTCGGTCTGCAGTCCATGGAATCCCACAGACCCGGAGAAATGAGCGGAGGACAAAGGCAGAGAGTTGCCATAGCTAGGGCACTGATCATTAATCCTTCGGTTGTATTTGCTGATGAGCCCACCGGCGCTTTGGATCAGGCCACGGGTGAACGGGTTATTACTCTTCTTACCTCCTGGTGCGCTAAATCCGGGGCCAGCCTGATAGTCGTCACTCATGACCCCCATGTAGCCAATTTCTGCCAGAACTGTATTCACATGCAGGATGGAAGGATTATTTCATGA
- a CDS encoding FtsX-like permease family protein produces the protein MNFRTLSWLMRSSKDDKRISLLAIIAFTVSVGVCLTVVGGFHAFWIRNANAHILFHDAETIQYTNEYILLATVALGLIIAPLATLSAQAARLTLRRRDQKLAILRLIGATQTQTTLLALADSTAQALTGSLCGCLLYVCAIPLVRLLVFQGLPFTFSQLWVGFPLMLSAVAAVTLICLMSAWISLRRVNVSPLGVSMRTRARGLSKTRLIAGILIVIIVMILFSSRFGSQIGIVAVLATIFIGFSAVVGALNLVGPWIISVWARLRVRHPRNAAHLIGLRRIIDNPKRAWRSSAGVGLAIFVCAIAAASSVMSQGMGKQSAASRIYLADIGTGGKLTLAFVALLAAVSAMVTQSAMVYDQKDHYLSLTMEGADHSMLDQARRVETVAPLLIVSLISAGCGLLILSTAGAGLMMSSGFLLSYVLMVTACLSLVIVGGLASRLASRQVTKQLVRQDD, from the coding sequence ATGAATTTTCGCACTCTTTCCTGGCTCATGCGCTCTTCCAAAGATGATAAGCGCATTTCCCTGCTTGCCATAATTGCCTTTACCGTTTCGGTTGGGGTCTGCCTGACTGTCGTCGGCGGCTTTCATGCCTTCTGGATCAGGAACGCCAACGCTCACATCCTCTTCCACGATGCTGAAACCATCCAGTATACAAACGAATACATATTACTTGCCACCGTTGCCCTGGGCCTGATTATTGCACCTTTAGCCACCTTGTCCGCACAGGCAGCACGACTAACCCTCAGGCGGCGAGACCAGAAACTAGCAATCCTCCGTCTTATTGGGGCAACTCAGACCCAAACAACCCTCCTTGCGCTGGCAGATAGTACGGCACAAGCCCTGACAGGCTCTCTGTGCGGTTGTCTCCTTTATGTGTGTGCCATCCCCCTGGTCCGCCTTCTGGTTTTTCAAGGTCTGCCCTTCACCTTTAGCCAGCTGTGGGTAGGTTTCCCCCTCATGCTGTCCGCTGTTGCTGCCGTTACTCTTATCTGCCTGATGTCTGCCTGGATTTCCCTGCGCAGGGTCAATGTCAGCCCCCTGGGAGTGAGCATGAGAACCCGCGCCCGTGGCCTGAGCAAAACTCGGCTGATTGCAGGAATTCTCATTGTCATCATTGTTATGATTCTCTTTTCCAGCCGCTTTGGTTCGCAAATCGGCATTGTTGCAGTTTTAGCAACTATTTTTATAGGATTTTCTGCTGTTGTTGGGGCGCTTAACCTGGTAGGTCCGTGGATAATCAGCGTCTGGGCCCGACTCCGTGTTCGTCACCCCCGGAATGCTGCTCACCTGATAGGGTTACGCAGGATTATTGACAATCCCAAGCGCGCCTGGAGATCCAGTGCCGGGGTTGGTCTTGCAATTTTTGTCTGCGCCATTGCCGCTGCCTCCTCCGTAATGTCTCAGGGTATGGGCAAGCAGTCTGCTGCTTCCAGGATTTATTTGGCAGATATAGGCACCGGAGGAAAGCTCACCCTTGCCTTTGTTGCTTTGCTGGCAGCAGTTTCTGCTATGGTCACTCAATCAGCCATGGTTTATGACCAGAAAGATCACTACCTCAGTTTGACAATGGAAGGGGCCGATCACTCTATGCTCGACCAGGCGCGGCGAGTTGAAACAGTTGCTCCCCTCTTGATTGTGAGTCTCATATCAGCGGGCTGCGGCCTCCTGATTCTGAGCACAGCCGGGGCCGGCCTCATGATGTCATCTGGCTTCCTATTGTCGTATGTACTCATGGTTACCGCCTGCCTGTCCCTGGTCATTGTCGGCGGCCTGGCTTCTCGCCTAGCTTCCCGGCAGGTCACCAAGCAGCTGGTCAGACAGGATGACTGA
- a CDS encoding ATP-binding cassette domain-containing protein translates to MKTTARVAPMPLASLFIISCITGIIPGAQTMMVRSLTDSLIKGHREQAFMWASVVGVFVSLNMGTTMLMQACNLFIGDRLRAACFSMVNSTIASVNPVELTRNRKAEEARQAREAIHNAAITSQPTAVSSLFSAVVVCIFLTVPIWRISPLAAILVVLSMFPITLAAAIVANVESKIWPSLMKKNRRAEYCENQITYEQQAHELAQLQGRGYVADLANEKRQEFLKGSLYLDFVYMWGIIIACIIDIILIVGAITALISNNAGPAVVSGVLIGVISGMVNMANLGFNLGNMAKDSVSIEAFINFVEGKQPKERQPKEKQPKGKLAAGSAFSARSASPVDSRLTEKSSLESKSLILPQDAYSLRLEDLTVTYEGKKEPAVSGINLEASRGETIALVGRNGAGKTTTLQSMLGLVAVDSGRLLLNGTDISGEDFNQRISHFAVMPQEYNRFEFTIRDSLQLGLERWSVSDKQMWRALQAVEEDGLVSKLPQGLDTQLGAEWGGVGLSGGEWQRLALARMMLRPAAIRILDEPTSNVDSQSEEMIYSTLARDGRDHITILVSHRAWTLQKVDRIYVFREGHIVETGSYRDLSKDGTYFSQLFDYQLNQG, encoded by the coding sequence ATGAAAACGACAGCCCGGGTTGCGCCTATGCCTTTAGCTTCGCTTTTTATTATCAGCTGTATCACCGGAATCATCCCCGGAGCCCAGACCATGATGGTAAGGTCGCTGACAGATTCTCTTATTAAGGGTCATAGAGAGCAGGCTTTTATGTGGGCTTCGGTTGTAGGCGTCTTCGTTTCACTCAATATGGGGACGACTATGCTGATGCAGGCCTGCAACCTTTTTATCGGAGATCGCTTGAGGGCTGCCTGCTTTAGTATGGTGAATTCTACGATAGCATCGGTGAATCCGGTAGAACTGACCCGCAACCGGAAAGCAGAGGAGGCACGTCAGGCCAGAGAGGCCATCCACAATGCGGCAATAACATCCCAGCCAACTGCCGTGTCCTCCTTGTTCTCAGCGGTGGTTGTATGTATATTTTTAACTGTTCCCATCTGGAGGATCAGTCCTTTAGCTGCGATTTTAGTTGTACTTTCCATGTTCCCTATCACATTGGCGGCGGCCATTGTTGCCAATGTTGAATCAAAGATTTGGCCTTCTCTGATGAAAAAGAATCGTAGGGCTGAATACTGCGAAAATCAGATTACATATGAGCAGCAAGCACATGAATTGGCACAACTTCAAGGTCGTGGCTATGTGGCAGACCTAGCGAATGAGAAGCGGCAAGAATTTCTTAAGGGTAGTCTCTATCTTGATTTTGTATACATGTGGGGAATAATTATAGCCTGCATTATAGATATTATATTGATCGTTGGCGCGATTACAGCACTAATTAGCAATAATGCTGGTCCTGCTGTTGTGTCCGGAGTTTTGATTGGTGTGATCTCCGGAATGGTTAATATGGCTAATCTGGGATTTAACCTGGGAAATATGGCAAAAGACTCAGTCTCGATTGAGGCTTTTATTAATTTTGTAGAAGGCAAGCAACCTAAAGAAAGACAACCTAAAGAAAAGCAACCCAAAGGCAAGCTGGCTGCTGGGTCTGCTTTCTCTGCAAGATCTGCTTCTCCTGTAGATTCCAGGTTGACCGAGAAATCATCCTTGGAAAGCAAGTCTTTGATCCTTCCTCAGGATGCATACTCTCTGCGTCTGGAAGATCTTACTGTGACCTACGAAGGAAAGAAGGAACCGGCCGTATCTGGAATCAATCTGGAAGCCAGCCGAGGAGAGACCATCGCTCTGGTTGGCAGGAATGGTGCTGGTAAAACAACGACTTTGCAGTCGATGCTGGGATTAGTGGCGGTTGACAGCGGCCGCCTGCTTCTGAATGGGACTGATATTTCAGGAGAGGATTTTAATCAAAGGATTTCACATTTCGCCGTAATGCCACAGGAATATAACCGATTTGAATTTACCATTCGTGATAGTTTGCAGTTGGGACTTGAACGGTGGAGCGTCAGCGACAAGCAGATGTGGCGAGCCTTGCAGGCAGTTGAGGAAGATGGTCTGGTCAGCAAGCTTCCTCAGGGACTGGATACTCAGCTGGGAGCCGAATGGGGAGGTGTCGGCCTGTCCGGTGGTGAATGGCAACGTTTGGCACTAGCCAGGATGATGCTGCGACCTGCCGCAATCCGAATTCTGGATGAGCCGACCAGCAATGTGGATTCGCAGTCTGAGGAGATGATTTATTCCACTCTTGCCCGCGACGGCAGAGATCATATCACTATTTTGGTGTCGCACCGAGCTTGGACTCTGCAAAAGGTAGATCGGATCTATGTTTTCCGGGAAGGCCATATTGTGGAGACCGGTTCTTACCGAGATTTGAGTAAGGATGGAACGTATTTTTCGCAGCTTTTTGATTACCAGTTGAATCAAGGGTGA
- a CDS encoding branched-chain amino acid aminotransferase: MKEVATMEKKNLDWANLGFAYMPTDKRYVANYTAETGGWDGGQLIDDATITMSECAGVLQYSQSVFEGLKAYTTKDGHIVCFRPDMNAQRMYDSAKRIEIPPLPMEQFVDSIHKVVEANAAWVPPFGTGATLYIRPYIFGISPVIGVQPAENYQYRVFVTPVGPYFKGGAKPIYVRVSDYDRAAPHGTGNIKAGLNYAMSLHAIVEAHKEGFAENIYLDPGTRTKVEETGGANILFVDQDDHLVVPQSDSILPSITRRSLVYVAEKYLGMTVDQREVYFDEVRQGKFKECGLCGTAAVISPIGRINDHGTDINFASGMEKMGPWMTKLRETLVGIQSGEIEAPEGWIHRVL, from the coding sequence GTGAAAGAGGTGGCAACCATGGAAAAGAAAAATCTTGACTGGGCTAATCTCGGTTTTGCATACATGCCGACTGATAAACGGTATGTTGCCAATTATACGGCAGAAACCGGAGGATGGGACGGCGGCCAGCTCATTGATGATGCCACTATCACCATGAGTGAATGCGCTGGTGTGCTTCAGTATTCGCAATCGGTTTTTGAGGGGCTGAAGGCATATACCACGAAAGATGGTCATATAGTATGTTTCCGGCCGGATATGAATGCTCAGCGCATGTATGATTCAGCGAAGCGTATTGAAATACCGCCTCTGCCAATGGAGCAATTTGTAGATTCCATTCATAAGGTGGTTGAAGCTAATGCAGCCTGGGTCCCTCCTTTTGGGACGGGGGCGACTCTTTATATTCGTCCTTATATCTTTGGAATTAGCCCGGTTATTGGCGTACAGCCAGCAGAAAATTACCAGTACCGCGTTTTTGTTACTCCGGTTGGGCCGTATTTTAAGGGCGGCGCCAAGCCAATTTATGTGCGCGTATCTGATTATGACCGTGCTGCTCCGCATGGGACAGGTAATATCAAGGCAGGTCTGAATTATGCTATGAGCCTTCACGCCATTGTGGAAGCGCATAAGGAAGGATTCGCCGAGAATATTTATCTCGATCCTGGTACACGTACCAAGGTGGAAGAGACAGGCGGGGCAAACATTCTCTTTGTCGATCAGGATGATCATCTGGTTGTTCCTCAGTCTGATTCCATTCTTCCTTCCATTACCCGGCGCAGTCTGGTGTATGTGGCTGAGAAGTATCTTGGTATGACCGTTGATCAGCGCGAAGTATACTTTGATGAAGTCCGTCAGGGAAAGTTCAAAGAGTGCGGGCTGTGCGGAACGGCAGCCGTGATTTCTCCTATAGGACGTATCAATGATCATGGAACTGATATAAATTTTGCATCCGGAATGGAGAAAATGGGTCCCTGGATGACTAAATTACGTGAAACTCTGGTTGGAATTCAGTCGGGAGAAATCGAGGCTCCAGAAGGCTGGATTCATCGAGTTCTGTAA